caagaatttaaataagtaaagttaaaaatttcatagatatatatattatttttcttatttatgtatatttccaCTTTAACTTTATCTGCTGTATGAAAAAAGAGAGGGCTTTATTGTAATGAATTAATATTTGAAGAAAGATAAAACTTACAACATTGCGATGGTTatgatatttcaatttcaatttttgtcgtTTGTGACTATTTAAGGTCGTAACTAAAAGGAGGAATATTCCCGGTGAAATCTCCtcagaaatttgtttgttatgatatttcgaatataaataaaagcgTCGATTACAGAATCCGGCGAATGAGATGTgatggaaatgtcaaaattgacattggACTCCCTCCACAACCTACTTACCTTTTTATGTAATCGATGGGATTATAACATATAAAAATGTctgctaaaaaaaacttaaacaaaattttatatctaGATATATTTTagatagtattttttttttacaaaaattgtctaAGATCGgcctttttgaattttctatagCAACGTTCAATTGAGTTAGATAACTActgtattttcatttctaaaaggTTTCTGTCATGAAATAAGTCGTAAGccgttcttaaataaaatagatgAGGATTTATTTCTGCAAGAATGTTTTTCGGAGGAAACAAATAAAGAATACGAATtacgaaaaaaacaaatttgattctAACTAGAAAAAGATGGCTATGCTCTTGAGAGCACTTGGACGACAGTTCCTGCAAGATCAGTTATATTTTTTACACAAAGTACTTTTGTCAAAACATAGCTAAGGTCTTAGCTGAAGTTTAGACAAAATATGTGAACTTAATTTTAGCTCGAGCGGCGCATGATACTTTAATCAAAAGGAAACACagtgaaataccaatttaaACATGTTTTTGGATTGATTTGGTTTCAATAAGAATGATTAACTGCGGCAAAATGTTACATACTTATACCTTGCCAAAATTGAAAGTGTCAGAACTTAAAAATGGTTGCCCGTGTGACATCGAGGTAACAGCTGACGAcgaaaagatatttcaaaatatactaTTTAAGTTACAACTGAATCCaccattgttttaatttttacagtCAGCATGAGGTATCATATTATCGTTTATTGTCTCCAACTCTATAGAATATCTGGAATTATTTGCGAATGCTCTTTTGTTCCTCAACATACAAACTGAAGTAGCCATGGAATATggcttttcaaatatatttgacAAATGCGGTTTCATTAgactgtaatttaaaatttttaaatatttatgacgTAGAgacaaaagattttaatattttgctgaTTTGGCAACATGTTTGAGAATATGAACGCGCAAGCTTGTCAGGGCTCTTCAATTTCTGCCCGAAGAATTTCTTAGGCAAAATTTGTCTTCCGAGCGGTCTCTTCTGCCAAAAGCTGCCACATTTTTGTAGTGTGGAACAATATTTTGGCAACAATTGTTGACATTTGACAACTGGCAGTTTTGGTTAGTGCTGGAAACTGACCTCATGTTGTAAAATGTGAAGCCCCATAAAAAAGAGGAAGAGAGATAAAGAGTGAATAAATTGACTATTATTCTGACTTTGTGTCCCTTTATATCGTGATTTCATGACCTGATCAAACAGAAGGTGAGAAGAGTCAGGTCTGGCTGGAcgggaaataattttgactgTCGCCTTTCCTGTCTTTCATAAAATTATACGTTGTTGTTAAAACAGAGCGCGATTGAGGCCAGCGATCACAAATAAAACGTGACGTTCAAACTAAagttgaagattttcaaaaagaatgtgACTTGCAAACGTCAAAAAAgcaattgggcaggttcagtcAACATAAGGGGCTTCATTTGcaatcaacttcattctttgaacgtacattttgaccaaagcaaCAAGTTggttttcaagtgtcatgaactTCAAACTCCGAACTTAACTTCGCAAACCTTTACTTTAaattcatagtacaaaaagtaccaaacaaataattgtctacaaaactaTCCtgaggcaagctacaagtccatcacgatttgtattttgtactgtaaagaaatatttctaatttcttttccaaattgacaaggaacagaaagcattaaatgaagttgtgtagaaaaaaaaaataaaatatggattAATAATGTTTAGCTTTCGggtgaatgaaaaaacatgaccaactgtcattttgatagaaataaactTGACTTAATCGTAAGGgagaattttcttaattaactttccagtcaactttccattaaagttgccctaattggaaggtaattttttggcagttggccaatcagatactggAAACTTGCTTAACTTTCAAGTCAcgtatgttgtctgaacctgcccttTGTGTCCATTTCTATCATGATTTAATTTAAGACCTGGTCAAACAGAAAACGGCCTGGCAGGCCTGTGTCTTCAAACAGAAATCGATCAGGACCGCCGATTGTCAAACGTCAAAAAAGCAattcaaaccttaaaaaacaaagaagttgATAGTTTATGTGTTTCAACTCATCCAttcctaaatttaaaattagtcaaactgtttaataaatatttttaatataaagataAGCTtcccaacttttatttattataaactaaataaaatcttaaaactactAAGCTAACTTATAAACTAAATATTAAGTCATAATTTTGATAGTCCCAACGTTGACGGACTGTTATATTTTCTATATACACTTCTCCAAAACTCAATTCGCTCCTCATCAGGGTTCTGCGCCATCTGTTGCTTCTCGTCTATAACAAAtgcattcaaaacaaaactctCATTATTCTTTATCTTCTTCACTGGCTCCCAAGTACAATCGATTAGATCTGTCTTCCCATCCGGTGTTGGGTTTCCATATTTCGCAAAGTTAGCCCACAATTTACACATGGTTTTAACCATTTTCTTATCTCTGTCTGCCCAAGGCTCATCGGCCATTGccgattgaaaaatataaaacaattcatCACCATGACACGCACCCTTTAGATGATCAAACTGAAAAAGTCTCTTATAGAATCCCAGGTCACCAGTGTAGTCGAATCGATAAAAATACAACGGTGACTTGTGCTGATGTCTGGAATGCATCTCTGCTGCAACATATGCAtcaatgacaaaattaaaatcgctTAGTAGATTTTGAAATGTATCCAAGGttccttcttctatttttgCTCCATCCATATAAAAATCACGCATCTTCTTTGCTAACTCCTCGTTTTGGGGGTCATTCGGTTGGAGATTTATATTTCTCGGTATTAAGCGAGACAAATCCCGTTCGAAGTTCTCCAACTTCTTTACACAATTTGAAAGCATGAGTAATCCTTCACCCGAATTGTAACCCATCATCAGAGGGATGTCAATTGAATTCTCTTCACTTATTGACTCCAGAGGTTCTTTAGTCACCAATGCCTCAGGACTATCCTTTTCGACAATTGGTCCAAATGGTATGGGAAGTTCTCGACGACGATCCTCCGGTGACATAACTGAAAACATATGCTTCCAGAAGTCACCCAAATTTTGATAATTCCTCAAAAACTTTGCATTTTCTATCTGGTCATTCGAATGAAAACCCATTGCCTTAGACAAAAGCATAGATTTGTTAGTTAAATACTTCTTCATGGCCCATGGCATATTGGCTGTTCCGCTTTGTAGAATGGCTTTGTGGAAGAGTTTCCTTGATTTTTCTGAGAGAAAGTGAAAATGTACACTCGAAGCACCCGCACTCTCACCAAACAACGTCACATTATTAGGATCTCCACCGAAGTGGCTTATGTTGTCACTAACCCACTGCAAAGCCAGATGCTGGTCTTTCAAACCGGCATTTCCATGAATATTAGCTTCTGGAAGAGATAGAAAACCAAACGCTCCAAGACGGTAGTTCAGGGTGACAACAACCACACCTTCCTGCATTAAATAAAGTGGTTTAtatctatacaaaaatgtattgacCATCATCTTCAACTTTTATACTCACAAATTGCTATCTCCATATCCGAACATGTAGCCTCCGCCATGAATGAACACCATCACTGGAAGCTTCTCACTTGTGTCATCTTCTTTTCTCCTTGGTGTGTAGACATTGAGGAAAAGGCAGTTCTCTGATCCACATTGTTCTCCAGAGAGTGGATCCTTCTGAGAACAAACGTCACCCTCCTTAGTGCAGTCGATTTCGGGCTGGGCGAAGCTTTCCAATGCAACTGGTGCTTGAAACCTTAACTTTCCCAATGGAGGAACTGCATATGGTATTCCCTTGAAGTAGTAATATTTCGCGCCATTGGTAAGCAAAGCCTCACCACCCACGACCGTCCCCTGCTTGATCTTGACTTTGTTGTGGGTAACCATTTTTGCAGAAGCCTGAATCGAATATTAAGAGAGtaaacttctttttataaattattattagcaAAAGAATAACCTTATTATAAAGTAATCGTTTAGTTTCTTGtagaatataataattaaattgacgagataaaatcattttatttgtttatcaattattttacgattttaatttattctcaaacgtaataaaataacatttgaatAGAATTAAGACTTTAATCGACAAAGGATCAGAaagttataatatttaataagtcAATATACTTCTATTTATACCCACttaaattttacttaacttttttaatataaatctgataataaaaacaaaccaaaacaagTACTTGAATGAAATTAAGAAGGAAGACTgacctttattttgtttcttattcatCCATTCATTCACATTATGACGAAGTGCATAAGACATCACAAAAAAGGTACATACGAGAAGTTGCTCGAATCGAACAGACCCTCCCAAGACTTTACAAATCTTggaaatcaatttaataaatcaaagcTACTCAATGTTGTGTACATAATTATCTTGAATGTACTCGGAGGGAATAAGTATAGGTACGCAAATGGGTAGATTATAGCACCGGAAGATAGACTAGATTTACCTCTTGAAGATAGGGCTTtaagtaaatatatttattaaattagaatttAGACTTTAACGTTTCACTCATCAATCGACTAGTTCGTCTTTTCAGTCATATCAATCctaatcttttgaaaataagtcgTTCAGATTAAGATAATGTTTACTTTACACAACAGGTTGCTTCTGCCTGTCGAAAGCAATTATGTATATTCCTTATCTACTGAATCTGTAAACTAGTTTAAATTCAGAAAATCTAATCAATTAGGTTTTAAGGGGGAGAGGAGATCTTAATGGTTTAATGTCCACAAAAATTAgacattcaatttgtaaaaaatccgATAAAGCTGAATTTTTTTGGAGGGATTTGTTTATACGTCTATAATGCTACCTAAAAAGTGGTCTCATTTTGGACCGGAGCAACAAATTTAGGGAAAAATGGACTTTTTGCAAAAAGCAAggtttttgtttcgaaaagttGTACATACACTTTGTAGATCatataattgtaaataaaaaagattatgCCACTTTTTTCCTCAAGTTGAAAGATTTGGAGAAAAACGATTGCAAAATATTGGAGTTTAGTGCATTCTTCACAAAATTGACAAAATCATGTTTTTGGATGAGGAATTTTGattgcattttgtttaattaattccaaaaagtttattattCACAAAATGTTCTGAAAACAACTAAACAATGACGTGTATACGTTCATTATTTCTAAAGTTATGCGATCCAAACTCTGCCAAACTCCCCTTTaggtagttattgtaatcagcCCGGTTTGTcgatttgaatattattaaatttctcaaaagtttCAATGTCGTTttaacattgggcaggttcagacaatgtaagggacttcatttgcagtcaactgcatgctttaaacgtacattttgaccaaggttcagctttcagttaaatgaaaaagtaTGATCAGCCTTCATCTTGACATAAGTGGAattgacttgaaagtaagggagatttttcttcgctaattttccaacaaagttgcctcaattggaaggcaattttttggcagctggccaatcagatgctagaaacttgccttactgtCAAGCCCccatgtcgtctgaacctgtccatttagtaaacattttagacaaatccaactgtcagttttatttataaaaaataagacgtTCTATATCTTGAGAATAAATTAAGGTATTGGGCGGTGTGAATAAAAACGAGTAGGACAAGTAAATACTTGAACATATCAAAATTACAAGTAAACGCCAAAATTGAAGtgaataaaacaagtatttactCTTACTCGCGAGTAAATACTTGAGAGGCTAGTAAAACCCGGAAAAATGCCAATTTTGGTGTGAATAAACGCAAGTAAATACTTCTGTAGCAAGTAAATATTCGTCTACTCGCAAGTCAACCCGACCCCAGACTTGCAGTCGTACTTGTACACGAAAGATGGCTCAGTTTAGGCGAAAACAGAACGTTAGGCGAAAACAGAACAAGTCACAACAGtaaatgaaatgcaaaaaaaagtatGGCTTTCATGCTAACGGTTATATTGTCTctctttatttaacaaaaaataatcatgTGATGTTATATTTATGGATGCCATTTTTGTTTAGTTACTTCAACTAAGCGGTCGGTTTAGTGGACAGATAATTTTGAAGCCTTCTTCTAAGTTAAAATGGGTGTGTTTACTTACGAAGATTTTTTCAACGTTTTAAAGGCTAACGGGCGTGATTTAAGTGACTATAAGTACTTAGTTAAATATTGTTAGCCAAACAACGACAATAAATTCAAGGGAAAAAAATTGgacttgtttgaattttttcgaaAGTTTTGTGTGAAACTAAAGAACAGATTTattgatacattttatttttgtttacaaatacattatacttttattttttttaaactatttaatatatatgattttttacagttgaaatataaaatacatttattttttttaacaaatacatcatatttttatttttttgtattgttgaatacacatacatgatttttttattgttgaaaaatacatttttttttgcaaaatttctgaaatgaattttttttactttaaatttttgtttgtatacttAACAAAttgtaatatattaaaaacaataaatatttattaattttctattatatttatttacttaaaaagaatttgaaaactcTTGGATATGTccctcattttatttttttggaaattgctTATCTATTgagattttttgaaatctatatatataaaagaaagttgtgttagttacaccacttataactcaagaacggcagaacagatttggctgaaaattggtagggaggtagcttagagccaggagacggacataggatactttttatcccgttcgacagcgttcccgtgtgacttgacatgaaacgtcagtcactataaaacgtggtataacaaaaaagaatcagacttggaataacaaaacgcaaatgacagctatgtaattgacgtaaaatgacagctatgtaatgacgtatggatgacaatttgatatttgtaagaaatcaatattaaaactatttctattaaataaataattaagaagtggattgaagtgaagtgaagtttaattaaaagtgaagtgaagtttaattaataatgccgcGACCAGCCTGAAGCTCTGGATCGTACACTTAGGAATTTTAGAACTGAGTAACGTCCGATGAGAGGTGTTGTGATACTGTTTGCAGGTGTGCCAAGAGGTATAAAATCGTCGTTTCTGTGgacttctgtcaaacttttaagattgaccacaaatatgcgcgtacatttgggtggtgatagtaatgcagcacaattttcaagaactcttttggacataggaaatggaaatattttgaataatgatggtgaagtactaatagaaccaacatttgcTACTAGCGTAACTAGACAAGATGCATTAAAAGCTAATGTTTACCCGTCgcccaaatttcagaaaaaacggATGACTGGTAAGGCGAACGAGTGATTTTAGAACCTAAAAACGATTCTGTTCCAagcataaattataaaattgtctCAATGTTTGAAgcccatcaacaaacttatctttccattgataatctgactgatATTCCAATcgaaattttgaattctttgaatacattaGAACTTCCTTCCCATAAACTAGACTTGAAAATTGCGGctccaataatacttatgaggaATTAAATGCACCGAAATTGTGCAATGGTACTAGATTACGGATAGTAACTATGCAGGGGAAAGcgattgaagctaaaattctttccggTTCAGCCCAAGGCCAAAgcgttttcattcccaggatacTGATGATTACTAACGTATGccctataaagctttgttttgctatgtctaGCAATAAGGCACGGACACTGAGGGTTGCAGGCATTTATATCACAAATCCCTGTTTTACCCacggacaattttatgttgcttgctcccgtgtcagctcggcaaaaaatctgtatgcttacaaaaaagtattttaaccataatagaaatatgtatagagatactttataaaaattattaatcctaatttttttatataaaatagttgaatacctccCGGGTGAAGTCGGGTAAACCACCTAGTAAATTATGAAACTATAATTTGTCAAGAACAAAATAGTGAAAACCGTTTCAAAATCcatcaattatttcaaaagttaCAGCCCGATGACCACTTTTTCATGTTTTCGTTCCACtgtgcggcggtgttctagcgatgtaaatgtttc
This window of the Eupeodes corollae chromosome 3, idEupCoro1.1, whole genome shotgun sequence genome carries:
- the LOC129952735 gene encoding juvenile hormone esterase isoform X2, which codes for MVTHNKVKIKQGTVVGGEALLTNGAKYYYFKGIPYAVPPLGKLRFQAPVALESFAQPEIDCTKEGDVCSQKDPLSGEQCGSENCLFLNVYTPRRKEDDTSEKLPVMVFIHGGGYMFGYGDSNLYKPLYLMQEGVVVVTLNYRLGAFGFLSLPEANIHGNAGLKDQHLALQWVSDNISHFGGDPNNVTLFGESAGASSVHFHFLSEKSRKLFHKAILQSGTANMPWAMKKYLTNKSMLLSKAMGFHSNDQIENAKFLRNYQNLGDFWKHMFSVMSPEDRRRELPIPFGPIVEKDSPEALVTKEPLESISEENSIDIPLMMGYNSGEGLLMLSNCVKKLENFERDLSRLIPRNINLQPNDPQNEELAKKMRDFYMDGAKIEEGTLDTFQNLLSDFNFVIDAYVAAEMHSRHQHKSPLYFYRFDYTGDLGFYKRLFQFDHLKGACHGDELFYIFQSAMADEPWADRDKKMVKTMCKLWANFAKYGNPTPDGKTDLIDCTWEPVKKIKNNESFVLNAFVIDEKQQMAQNPDEERIEFWRSVYRKYNSPSTLGLSKL
- the LOC129952735 gene encoding carboxylic ester hydrolase isoform X1; translated protein: MILSRQFNYYILQETKRLLYNKASAKMVTHNKVKIKQGTVVGGEALLTNGAKYYYFKGIPYAVPPLGKLRFQAPVALESFAQPEIDCTKEGDVCSQKDPLSGEQCGSENCLFLNVYTPRRKEDDTSEKLPVMVFIHGGGYMFGYGDSNLYKPLYLMQEGVVVVTLNYRLGAFGFLSLPEANIHGNAGLKDQHLALQWVSDNISHFGGDPNNVTLFGESAGASSVHFHFLSEKSRKLFHKAILQSGTANMPWAMKKYLTNKSMLLSKAMGFHSNDQIENAKFLRNYQNLGDFWKHMFSVMSPEDRRRELPIPFGPIVEKDSPEALVTKEPLESISEENSIDIPLMMGYNSGEGLLMLSNCVKKLENFERDLSRLIPRNINLQPNDPQNEELAKKMRDFYMDGAKIEEGTLDTFQNLLSDFNFVIDAYVAAEMHSRHQHKSPLYFYRFDYTGDLGFYKRLFQFDHLKGACHGDELFYIFQSAMADEPWADRDKKMVKTMCKLWANFAKYGNPTPDGKTDLIDCTWEPVKKIKNNESFVLNAFVIDEKQQMAQNPDEERIEFWRSVYRKYNSPSTLGLSKL